Below is a window of Rodentibacter sp. JRC1 DNA.
CGCAGAAACGTGGTGTATGTACTCGTGTATATACTACAACTCCTAAAAAACCTAACTCAGCGTTACGTAAAGTATGTCGTATTCGCTTAACTAACGGTTTTGAAGTAACTTCTTATATCGGTGGTGAAGGTCACAACCTTCAAGAGCACAGTGTTGTATTAATCCGTGGTGGTCGTGTTAAAGACTTACCGGGTGTGCGTTACCACACAGTACGCGGCGCATTAGACTGTGCAGGCGTTAAAGATCGTAAACAAGGTCGTTCTAAATACGGCGTTAAACGTCCTAAAGCTTAATGGTTCTCCGTTAAGTAAGGCCAAACGTCTAAATTAGCAAAACAATTTAAACCATAAACTCCAGTAAAAAAGCGCTTTGCGCTGCAAAGTTTCTCAATGAGAAATATTGCTGATGGGTTTTGGATATCCTGAAGATTAAAATACGGAGAAATCGCAATGCCACGTCGTCGTAGTGTTGAACCACGCAAGATTCTTCCAGATCCGAAATTCGGTTCAGAATTACTTGCAAAATTTATTAATGTAATCATGGTAGACGGTAAAAAATCCGTTGCCGAATCAATCGTTTACGGTGCGTTAGAAACTTTATCTCAACGTACCGGTAAAGAACCTTTAGAAGCATTTGAAGCGGCACTTGAAAATGTGCGTCCGACCGTTGAGGTTAAATCCCGTCGTGTTGGTGGTTCTACTTACCAAGTACCGGTTGAAGTACGTCCGGTTCGTCGTAACGCATTAGGTATGCGTTGGATTGTTGAAGCTGCACGTAAACGCGGTGACAAATCAATGGCTTTACGTCTTGCAAATGAATTGTCGGATGCATCCGATAACAAAGGCGCAGCAGTGAAAAAACGTGAAGATGTTCACCGTATGGCTGAAGCCAATAAAGCATTTGCTCACTACCGTTGGTAATAAGCTTTTGAATTTAAAGGGCTTCATCATTGATGAAGCCTTACCCTTATATAAATATATATTAAACTAAACAAGGTTATAATAATGGCACGTACAACTCCTATTGAAAGATATCGCAATATCGGTATTAGTGCGCACATTGATGCGGGTAAAACAACTACTACTGAACGTATCTTATTCTATACAGGTGTGAGCCACAAAATCGGTGAAG
It encodes the following:
- the rpsL gene encoding 30S ribosomal protein S12; protein product: MATINQLVRKPRVKKVVKSNVPALEACPQKRGVCTRVYTTTPKKPNSALRKVCRIRLTNGFEVTSYIGGEGHNLQEHSVVLIRGGRVKDLPGVRYHTVRGALDCAGVKDRKQGRSKYGVKRPKA
- the rpsG gene encoding 30S ribosomal protein S7 → MPRRRSVEPRKILPDPKFGSELLAKFINVIMVDGKKSVAESIVYGALETLSQRTGKEPLEAFEAALENVRPTVEVKSRRVGGSTYQVPVEVRPVRRNALGMRWIVEAARKRGDKSMALRLANELSDASDNKGAAVKKREDVHRMAEANKAFAHYRW